Proteins encoded together in one Streptomyces sp. B1I3 window:
- a CDS encoding ABC transporter permease, translating to MSMLGWLDRSGEQLTFYVRALIWIPRTLRRYLKEVQRLLAEVAFGSGGLGVVGGTIGVMIAMTLATGSVVGLQGYAALDQIGTSAFTGFISAYFNTREIAPLVAGLALSATVGAGFTAQLGAMRINEEVDALEAMGVRSMPYLVTTRIIAGVVAIIPLYAIGLLSSYVASRYITVLFNGQSAGTYDHYFNLFLSPDDVLLSVLKVLIFSVLVILAHCYYGFHATGGPAGVGVAVGRSVRNAIVLISVTDFFLSLAIWGATTTVKVAG from the coding sequence ATGTCGATGCTCGGCTGGCTGGACCGCTCCGGAGAACAGCTCACCTTCTACGTACGTGCGCTGATCTGGATTCCCAGGACCCTGCGCCGCTACCTGAAAGAGGTGCAACGGCTGCTCGCCGAAGTCGCCTTCGGCAGCGGCGGCCTCGGAGTCGTCGGCGGGACCATCGGCGTGATGATCGCGATGACGCTCGCCACCGGCTCGGTCGTCGGCCTCCAGGGATACGCCGCCCTCGACCAGATCGGCACCTCCGCCTTCACCGGCTTCATCTCCGCCTACTTCAACACCCGCGAGATCGCCCCGCTCGTCGCCGGGCTCGCCCTCTCCGCGACCGTCGGCGCCGGTTTCACCGCCCAGCTCGGCGCGATGCGGATCAACGAGGAGGTCGACGCGCTCGAAGCGATGGGCGTGCGGTCCATGCCCTACCTGGTCACCACCCGCATCATCGCCGGGGTCGTCGCGATCATCCCGCTGTACGCGATCGGGCTGCTCTCCTCCTACGTCGCCTCCCGGTACATCACCGTCCTGTTCAACGGGCAGTCCGCGGGCACCTACGACCACTACTTCAATCTCTTCCTCTCCCCGGACGACGTGCTGCTGTCGGTCCTCAAGGTGCTGATCTTCAGCGTGCTGGTGATCCTCGCCCACTGCTACTACGGCTTCCACGCCACCGGCGGCCCCGCCGGAGTGGGCGTGGCCGTGGGCCGGTCGGTGCGCAACGCCATCGTGCTCATCAGCGTCACCGACTTCTTCCTCTCACTCGCCATCTGGGGCGCGACGACCACGGTGAAGGTGGCGGGCTGA
- a CDS encoding cytochrome P450 translates to MSQASSPPDILSPAFAADPYGVYRTLRESAPLFFHEATGSYLVSRYEDVERVFKDRAQEFTTENYDWQLEPVHGRTILQLSGREHAVRRALVAPAFRGADLQEKFLPVIERNARELIDAFRLKGEADLVEAFATRFPVLVIADMLGLDREDHQRFHDWYTHVIAFLGNLAGDPAVTAAGERTRQEFAEYMIPVIQRRREEPGDDLLSALCAAEVDGVRMSDEDIKAFCSLLLAAGGETTDKAIASLFANLLAHPEQLAAVRRDRSLIDRAFAETLRYTPPVHMIMRQTAGEVQLSGGIVPAGATVTCLIGSANRDEARYTDPDRFDLFRDDLTGTTAFSAAADHLAFALGRHFCVGALLARAEVETGVNQLLDAMPDLRLADGFGPVEEGVFTRGPASLPVRFTPAAV, encoded by the coding sequence GTGTCCCAGGCATCGTCACCGCCCGACATTCTCTCGCCCGCCTTCGCCGCCGACCCCTACGGGGTCTACCGGACGTTGCGCGAGAGCGCCCCGCTGTTCTTCCACGAAGCCACCGGAAGTTACCTCGTCTCCCGGTACGAGGACGTGGAGCGCGTCTTCAAGGACAGGGCGCAGGAGTTCACCACCGAGAACTACGACTGGCAACTGGAGCCCGTCCACGGCAGGACGATCCTCCAGCTCAGCGGCAGGGAACACGCCGTACGGCGGGCCCTGGTCGCCCCGGCCTTCCGAGGCGCGGACCTCCAGGAGAAGTTCCTGCCCGTCATCGAGCGCAACGCCCGCGAGCTCATCGACGCCTTCCGCCTCAAGGGCGAGGCCGACCTCGTCGAGGCGTTCGCCACCCGCTTCCCCGTCCTGGTCATCGCCGACATGCTCGGACTCGACCGGGAGGACCACCAGCGCTTCCACGACTGGTACACCCACGTCATCGCCTTCCTCGGCAACCTGGCGGGTGACCCGGCGGTCACGGCGGCGGGCGAACGCACCCGTCAGGAGTTCGCCGAGTACATGATCCCGGTCATCCAGCGGCGCAGGGAGGAGCCGGGGGACGACCTGCTCTCCGCACTCTGTGCCGCCGAGGTCGACGGCGTACGGATGAGCGACGAGGACATCAAGGCCTTCTGTAGCCTGCTGCTCGCGGCCGGCGGGGAGACGACCGACAAGGCCATCGCCTCGCTCTTCGCCAATCTGCTGGCCCACCCCGAGCAGCTCGCCGCCGTTCGGCGGGACCGGTCCCTGATCGACCGGGCCTTCGCCGAGACGCTGCGCTACACCCCACCGGTCCACATGATCATGCGGCAGACGGCGGGCGAGGTACAGCTCTCCGGTGGCATCGTCCCGGCCGGTGCCACCGTCACCTGCCTGATCGGCTCCGCCAACCGGGACGAGGCCCGCTACACCGACCCGGACCGCTTCGACCTGTTCCGCGACGACCTGACCGGAACCACGGCGTTCTCCGCGGCCGCCGACCACCTGGCGTTCGCGCTCGGGCGGCACTTCTGCGTGGGCGCGCTCCTGGCCAGGGCCGAGGTGGAGACGGGCGTCAACCAGCTGCTCGACGCGATGCCGGACCTTCGGCTCGCCGACGGCTTCGGCCCGGTCGAGGAGGGCGTCTTCACCCGGGGCCCGGCATCGCTCCCCGTGCGGTTCACCCCGGCCGCCGTCTGA
- a CDS encoding ABC transporter ATP-binding protein produces the protein MGIEVVVEGLTKSFGKQNIWQDVTLTLPAGEVSVMLGPSGTGKTVFLKSIIGLLKPEKGRVLINGVDMVNSPEREIMETRKLFGLMFQDGALFGSMSLFDNIAFPLREHTRKKESEIRRIVMERIDIVGLLGAEEKLPGEISGGMRKRAGLARALVLDPQIILCDEPDSGLDPVRTAYLSQLLIDLNAQIDATMLIVTHNLDIAATVPDNMGMLFCRNLVTFGPREVLLTSDTPVVAQFLSGRREGPIGMSEEKDAATLAAERTSGNGYGLTPGPRTVVPQLEPSPGLPVRQGALRRRERVLSMMGQLPEAARTAIMHSYTPTLGGGRL, from the coding sequence ATGGGAATCGAAGTAGTCGTCGAAGGCCTCACCAAGTCCTTCGGCAAGCAGAACATCTGGCAGGACGTGACCCTCACACTGCCGGCCGGTGAGGTGAGTGTCATGCTCGGTCCTTCCGGCACCGGAAAGACCGTGTTCCTGAAATCCATCATCGGACTCCTGAAGCCGGAAAAGGGACGCGTCCTCATCAACGGCGTCGACATGGTCAACAGCCCCGAGCGGGAGATCATGGAGACCCGCAAGCTTTTCGGGCTCATGTTCCAGGACGGTGCCCTCTTCGGCTCGATGTCCCTCTTCGACAACATCGCCTTCCCTCTGCGTGAACACACCCGCAAGAAGGAATCCGAGATCCGGCGCATCGTCATGGAACGCATCGACATCGTCGGTCTCCTCGGCGCCGAGGAGAAACTGCCCGGTGAGATATCCGGCGGTATGCGCAAGCGGGCCGGCCTCGCCCGCGCCCTCGTCCTGGACCCGCAGATCATCCTCTGCGACGAGCCGGACTCCGGACTCGACCCGGTCCGCACCGCCTATCTCTCGCAGCTGCTCATCGACCTCAACGCGCAGATCGACGCGACGATGCTCATCGTCACCCACAACCTCGACATCGCGGCCACCGTCCCCGACAACATGGGCATGCTGTTCTGCCGCAATCTCGTCACCTTCGGGCCACGCGAGGTACTGCTCACCAGCGACACCCCCGTCGTGGCTCAGTTCCTCTCGGGGCGCCGCGAAGGGCCCATCGGCATGTCGGAGGAGAAGGACGCGGCCACCCTGGCGGCCGAGCGGACGAGCGGCAACGGCTACGGCCTCACCCCCGGCCCCCGGACCGTCGTACCGCAGCTGGAGCCCTCACCCGGGCTGCCCGTCCGGCAGGGCGCACTGCGCCGCCGGGAGCGGGTCCTGTCCATGATGGGCCAGCTGCCGGAGGCCGCCCGGACGGCCATCATGCACAGCTACACGCCGACCCTGGGCGGTGGGCGCCTGTGA
- a CDS encoding MCE family protein yields the protein MHSSMAQTVRRRLAGVAFVLVPAVLVWGSVSVYRKDFTEDATVTVRTGSVGNEMHDNADVKLRGVVIGQVRDIRTDGEGARLTLAIEPDRLGQIPADVTAQMLPTTLFGERFVALVPPAVPSARTLRAGAVIPQDRSSNAIELEEVLDNVLPMLTAVKPEKLAATLSAVSQALEGRGGKLGDTLVTLDAHLKKFNPQLPTLNADIKELVKVSHLYADAAPDVLDALTDFTTTSGTIAEQQAELADLYGATTASAQDVTSFLRKNKDNLIRLSASGRPTLELLAEYSGAFPCTLRTMAGFVPAMDKALGKGTDEPGLHVTVKAVESKGKYVAGKDTPVYDATGGPHCYSVPYIGRAAPTAGARTAGATDSGPAQDGKAPDRSAAPDGGLGMPNSPQESELVNELVAPSLKVRPQTLPDWSSVLIGPAFRGAEVKLK from the coding sequence ATGCATTCCTCGATGGCGCAGACGGTGCGCCGCAGACTCGCCGGCGTGGCCTTCGTGCTCGTGCCCGCCGTGCTCGTGTGGGGTTCGGTCTCGGTGTACCGGAAGGACTTCACCGAGGACGCCACCGTGACGGTACGCACCGGGAGCGTCGGGAACGAGATGCACGACAACGCCGATGTGAAGCTGCGCGGTGTCGTGATCGGGCAGGTGCGTGACATCCGGACCGACGGTGAAGGGGCCCGCCTCACCCTCGCCATCGAACCGGACCGGCTGGGGCAGATCCCCGCCGACGTCACCGCGCAGATGCTGCCCACCACCCTCTTCGGGGAGCGCTTCGTCGCCCTCGTCCCGCCGGCCGTCCCCTCCGCACGGACGCTGCGGGCGGGTGCGGTGATCCCGCAGGACCGCTCCAGCAACGCGATCGAGCTGGAGGAGGTCCTCGACAACGTCCTGCCGATGCTGACCGCCGTCAAGCCGGAGAAGCTCGCCGCCACCCTGAGCGCCGTCTCCCAGGCGCTCGAGGGCCGCGGCGGCAAGCTCGGCGACACCCTGGTCACCCTCGACGCCCACCTCAAGAAGTTCAACCCCCAACTCCCCACGCTCAACGCGGACATCAAGGAACTCGTCAAGGTGAGCCATCTCTACGCGGACGCGGCCCCCGACGTCCTCGACGCGCTCACGGACTTCACCACCACCAGCGGAACGATCGCCGAGCAGCAGGCGGAGCTCGCCGACCTGTACGGGGCCACCACGGCGTCGGCCCAGGACGTCACCTCCTTCCTGCGCAAGAACAAGGACAACCTCATCCGCCTCTCCGCCTCGGGCCGGCCGACGCTGGAACTCCTCGCGGAGTACTCCGGCGCCTTCCCCTGCACCCTGCGCACCATGGCCGGATTCGTCCCCGCCATGGACAAGGCACTCGGCAAGGGCACCGACGAGCCCGGCCTCCACGTCACCGTCAAGGCCGTGGAATCGAAGGGCAAGTACGTCGCCGGCAAGGACACCCCGGTCTACGACGCGACCGGCGGGCCGCACTGCTACTCGGTGCCGTACATCGGCAGGGCGGCACCCACCGCCGGCGCCCGCACCGCCGGCGCCACGGACAGCGGCCCCGCCCAGGACGGGAAGGCACCGGACCGGTCCGCCGCCCCCGACGGGGGACTGGGCATGCCCAACTCCCCGCAGGAGAGCGAGCTCGTCAACGAACTCGTCGCCCCCTCACTGAAAGTGCGGCCGCAGACCCTGCCCGACTGGAGCAGCGTGCTCATCGGTCCGGCCTTCCGCGGTGCGGAGGTGAAGCTCAAGTGA
- a CDS encoding helix-turn-helix domain-containing protein yields the protein MPRLIQPLDTGDPLGPLPQEFAAIMRPELPSLIKEIGMEVTRAYPEYARLLNGPNGQSIRLGVEQSLSSFVDLVAEPSTPTVLRDDMCRRFGRFEAYEGRTMDALQGAYRLGARIALRRAKKVGRSYHFSPTLMLSFADALFAYVDELESLSREGYLEVQAQSDQQSESMRRRLLHLILAGRPVPRTAITELCEQTGWTLPETVTLVAVRTPVGVDPADLPRDALVDLGDPQPHLLIPGPMDEARREMLDRVLTGTRAVIGLTVPTADASDSVRWARRVVELIDSGVIEDLPVVRCEDHLVTLWLLSDPALLDQLAERELAPVSGISATRRERLLETLRIWLDTRGTAAQMGELLDVHPQTVRYRMRGLESIFGGQLTDPETRFATEAVLRALRLRARTTHTLG from the coding sequence ATGCCGAGACTCATACAGCCGCTGGACACCGGCGACCCACTGGGGCCCCTCCCCCAGGAATTCGCCGCCATCATGCGGCCGGAACTGCCGAGCCTGATCAAAGAGATAGGTATGGAAGTGACGCGCGCTTATCCCGAGTACGCGCGTCTGCTGAACGGCCCCAACGGCCAGTCCATTCGGCTCGGCGTCGAGCAGAGCCTTTCCTCGTTCGTCGACCTGGTGGCCGAGCCGTCGACCCCCACCGTGTTACGCGACGACATGTGCCGAAGATTCGGGCGGTTCGAGGCGTACGAGGGGCGCACCATGGACGCCCTCCAGGGCGCCTACCGGCTGGGCGCGCGGATCGCGCTGCGGCGCGCGAAGAAGGTGGGCCGGAGCTACCACTTCTCGCCGACCCTGATGCTCAGCTTCGCCGACGCCCTGTTCGCCTACGTCGACGAGCTGGAGTCCCTGTCGCGCGAGGGCTACCTCGAGGTGCAGGCACAGTCCGACCAGCAGAGCGAGTCCATGCGCCGCCGGCTGCTCCACCTGATCCTGGCGGGCAGGCCCGTGCCCCGTACCGCCATAACGGAGCTGTGCGAGCAGACCGGCTGGACGCTCCCGGAGACCGTCACGCTGGTCGCCGTACGCACTCCCGTAGGCGTGGACCCCGCCGACCTCCCTCGCGACGCCCTGGTCGACCTCGGCGACCCGCAGCCGCACCTCCTGATCCCGGGCCCCATGGACGAGGCGCGGCGCGAGATGCTCGACCGCGTCCTGACCGGCACGCGGGCCGTGATCGGGCTGACCGTGCCGACCGCCGACGCCTCCGACTCGGTCCGCTGGGCTCGCCGCGTGGTCGAGCTCATCGACTCGGGCGTCATCGAGGACCTGCCCGTCGTCCGCTGCGAGGACCACCTCGTCACCCTGTGGCTCCTCAGCGACCCGGCCCTCCTCGACCAGCTCGCCGAACGTGAACTCGCGCCGGTCTCCGGTATCAGCGCCACCCGCAGGGAGAGGCTGCTCGAGACCCTGCGCATCTGGCTCGACACCCGGGGAACCGCCGCCCAGATGGGCGAACTGCTGGACGTCCACCCCCAGACGGTCCGCTACCGCATGCGAGGCCTGGAATCCATTTTCGGCGGGCAACTGACCGACCCGGAGACCCGGTTCGCCACCGAAGCCGTCCTGCGCGCCCTGCGGCTGCGCGCCCGGACCACGCACACACTTGGCTGA
- a CDS encoding DUF6801 domain-containing protein yields MAARVRRTTRHSSRFAAGSILIAAATFLPGAESAADAPGLEVPVDYTCRFPSGSHAMTAVITGSIPADGTAGRPVEPRDIALALELPAPAVAELAGLGAGSVSARADLTVVHTLGDETATANWSGLSASAQGITGQEQVTLHAEGSVPTATFGSAGTATLSASDLTLFLSPLQEDGSPTEPAAIEVECGLTDGSDGTLATVVVAEAEGEGEGEGAEAEPEKPVENGGTAEPEEAAPGAPRIEGRLPAGAREKLEAARQDVEALADGPDPCPFPPIPLPTPADTYVAGYTNVEKMDGAALLGPAHLNVTLMKEYIPDPCTSTFKVLSEAEFEYGGRRQLPPAQGTFLTYGFMPTTATMELIQVGGPAQIESVSVTSDPAMPEYTTVTAEFDLRIRDVEVNGVPLDVGAGCHTVKPIKQTLHAFGTGNPPSGYTVNRGGSMDGETYIPAFTGCGADEDVSSLLTSSISGGGNYIKITQAPLCVLNDTASVDCPAKKPTPER; encoded by the coding sequence ATGGCAGCCCGAGTGCGTCGGACGACGCGTCACTCATCGAGATTCGCCGCAGGCAGCATCCTGATCGCTGCCGCGACCTTCCTGCCCGGTGCCGAATCGGCGGCCGACGCACCAGGACTGGAGGTTCCGGTCGACTACACCTGCCGGTTCCCCTCCGGATCCCATGCGATGACGGCCGTGATCACGGGAAGCATTCCGGCCGACGGGACGGCGGGCCGGCCAGTGGAACCGCGGGACATCGCCCTCGCCCTGGAGCTGCCCGCACCTGCCGTGGCGGAGCTGGCCGGTCTCGGTGCCGGCTCGGTCTCCGCCCGGGCGGACCTCACGGTGGTGCACACGCTGGGCGACGAGACCGCCACGGCGAACTGGTCCGGCCTCTCCGCGTCCGCGCAGGGCATCACCGGCCAGGAGCAGGTGACACTCCATGCGGAGGGTTCCGTTCCCACGGCCACGTTCGGATCGGCGGGGACGGCCACCCTGTCGGCCTCGGACCTGACGCTCTTTCTGAGTCCTCTCCAGGAGGACGGGTCCCCGACGGAGCCGGCCGCGATCGAGGTCGAATGCGGGCTCACGGACGGATCCGACGGCACGCTGGCCACCGTCGTCGTCGCCGAGGCCGAGGGGGAGGGGGAGGGGGAGGGGGCTGAGGCCGAGCCGGAAAAGCCCGTGGAGAACGGCGGAACCGCAGAGCCGGAGGAGGCCGCCCCCGGGGCTCCACGGATCGAGGGGAGACTCCCCGCCGGCGCGAGGGAGAAGCTGGAGGCGGCGCGACAGGACGTGGAGGCACTCGCGGACGGCCCCGATCCGTGCCCGTTCCCCCCGATCCCGCTCCCCACCCCCGCCGACACCTACGTGGCCGGATACACCAACGTCGAGAAGATGGACGGGGCGGCCCTGCTGGGGCCCGCGCACCTGAACGTCACCCTGATGAAGGAATACATCCCGGACCCGTGCACCAGCACGTTCAAGGTGCTGAGCGAGGCGGAATTCGAGTACGGGGGACGCCGTCAGCTCCCCCCGGCCCAGGGCACCTTCCTCACCTACGGGTTCATGCCCACCACGGCGACGATGGAGCTGATCCAGGTCGGCGGGCCGGCGCAGATCGAGTCGGTCAGCGTGACCAGCGACCCGGCCATGCCGGAGTACACGACGGTCACGGCCGAGTTCGACCTGCGGATCCGTGACGTCGAGGTCAACGGAGTCCCCCTCGACGTAGGGGCCGGCTGCCACACGGTGAAACCGATCAAGCAGACCCTGCACGCGTTCGGCACCGGCAATCCACCCTCGGGATACACCGTCAACCGTGGCGGGTCCATGGACGGAGAGACCTACATACCGGCGTTCACGGGCTGCGGCGCCGACGAGGACGTGTCCTCCCTGCTCACCTCCTCGATCTCGGGCGGCGGGAACTACATAAAGATCACCCAGGCGCCGCTCTGCGTCCTCAACGACACCGCCAGTGTGGACTGCCCGGCGAAGAAGCCCACGCCTGAGCGCTGA
- a CDS encoding acyl-CoA dehydrogenase family protein, producing the protein MSYFSLALTEEQQDLRDWVHGFAAQVVRPAAAEWDAREETPWPVIQEAARIGLYGFESLADMYGDPSGLSLQIANEELFWGDAGIGMALFGTSLAVAGIFASGTPDQLAEWVPQCYGDADDPKVAAFCVSEPQAGSDVSAMTTRARYDEAKDEWVLSGQKAWITNGGIAGIHVVVASADPALGVRGQAAFIVPPGTRGLAAGRTVKKLGLRASHTADVFLDDVRVPGHCLLGGKEKLDARLARAREGGNAKGQAAMATFEVSRPTVGAQALGIARAAYEYALEYAGRREAFGRPVIENQSIAFALADIRTEIEAVRLLIWQAAWMARNDRTFDAGQGSMSKLRAGELAVAATEKAVQILGGAGYSREHPVERMYRDAKIYTIFEGTSEIQRLVIARAISGRHIR; encoded by the coding sequence GTGAGCTACTTCTCCCTCGCCCTCACCGAGGAGCAGCAGGATCTGCGCGACTGGGTGCACGGCTTCGCCGCCCAGGTCGTCCGCCCGGCGGCGGCCGAATGGGACGCCCGGGAGGAGACTCCATGGCCCGTCATCCAGGAGGCGGCCCGCATCGGCCTCTACGGGTTCGAGTCGCTGGCCGACATGTACGGCGACCCCAGCGGGCTCTCCCTCCAGATCGCCAACGAGGAGCTCTTCTGGGGCGACGCGGGGATCGGCATGGCGCTCTTCGGCACCTCGCTCGCGGTCGCCGGCATCTTCGCCTCCGGCACCCCCGACCAGCTCGCCGAGTGGGTCCCGCAGTGTTACGGCGACGCGGACGACCCCAAGGTCGCGGCCTTCTGCGTCTCCGAACCGCAGGCCGGCTCCGACGTCTCCGCCATGACGACCAGGGCCCGTTACGACGAGGCCAAGGACGAATGGGTGCTCTCCGGCCAGAAGGCCTGGATCACCAACGGCGGGATCGCCGGGATCCACGTGGTCGTCGCCTCGGCCGACCCCGCGCTCGGCGTGCGCGGGCAGGCCGCGTTCATCGTGCCGCCCGGCACGCGCGGACTGGCCGCGGGCCGCACCGTCAAGAAGCTGGGCCTGCGGGCCTCGCACACGGCGGACGTCTTCCTCGACGACGTACGGGTCCCCGGACACTGTCTGCTGGGCGGCAAGGAGAAGCTGGACGCCCGGCTCGCCCGCGCCCGCGAGGGCGGCAACGCCAAGGGCCAGGCGGCCATGGCGACCTTCGAGGTCAGCCGCCCGACCGTGGGCGCCCAGGCGCTGGGCATCGCCCGGGCCGCGTACGAGTACGCACTGGAGTACGCCGGTCGGCGCGAGGCCTTCGGCCGGCCCGTGATCGAGAACCAGTCGATCGCGTTCGCGCTCGCCGACATCCGCACCGAGATCGAGGCGGTGCGTCTGCTGATCTGGCAGGCCGCCTGGATGGCCCGCAACGACCGGACCTTCGACGCGGGCCAGGGATCCATGTCCAAGCTGCGCGCGGGTGAACTCGCCGTGGCGGCGACCGAGAAGGCCGTCCAGATCCTCGGCGGCGCCGGGTACAGCAGGGAGCACCCGGTGGAGCGGATGTACCGCGACGCCAAGATCTACACGATCTTCGAGGGCACCAGCGAGATCCAGCGCCTCGTCATCGCCCGGGCCATATCGGGACGGCACATCCGCTGA
- a CDS encoding SCP2 sterol-binding domain-containing protein — translation MPDDTSGNLTDELSGLDFAAVSPQEFARIVKGLTARQLGEVMHGDLRARVLSEVFGRMRQQFRPEAAGPLKALIRWRITGESDRVYETSIADGTCTVTEGRSEAEPRTTLVMGDAEFLKLVSGNGNPVTMFMMRKLKVAGDVGLASGLTRYFDIPKA, via the coding sequence GTGCCCGACGACACCTCCGGCAACCTCACCGACGAACTGTCCGGGCTCGACTTCGCCGCGGTCTCCCCGCAGGAGTTCGCGCGGATCGTCAAGGGCCTGACCGCCAGGCAGCTCGGCGAGGTCATGCACGGAGACCTGCGCGCCCGGGTCCTCAGCGAGGTCTTCGGCCGGATGCGGCAGCAGTTCCGTCCCGAGGCGGCGGGTCCTCTCAAGGCCCTGATCCGCTGGAGGATCACGGGTGAGAGCGACCGGGTCTACGAGACCTCCATAGCCGACGGGACCTGCACGGTGACCGAGGGCCGCTCGGAGGCCGAGCCCCGCACGACCCTGGTGATGGGTGACGCGGAGTTCCTCAAGCTCGTGTCCGGCAACGGCAACCCGGTGACGATGTTCATGATGCGCAAGCTGAAGGTGGCCGGTGACGTCGGCCTCGCCTCGGGACTCACCCGCTACTTCGACATCCCGAAGGCCTGA
- a CDS encoding ABC transporter permease, which yields MTAPLPVRPPGPPAPQPPPAGRVPGRRPPSPLLAPLRQTGQLFALALAVARAVFRRPFQVREFVEQFWFVASVTILPAALVSIPFGAVIALQVGSLTEQLGAQSFTGGASVLAVIQQASPLIVALLIAGAAGSAICADLGSRKIREELDAMEVMGVSPIQRLVVPRALATMFVAVLLNGLVSVVGTMGGYFFNVIMQDGTPGAYLASFSALAQLPDLYVGELKALVFGFIAGIVAAYRGLNPRGGPKGVGDAVNQSVVITFMLLFAVNMVLTAIYLQIVPPKGG from the coding sequence GTGACGGCCCCCCTGCCGGTGCGGCCGCCCGGGCCTCCCGCACCTCAGCCACCGCCCGCAGGGCGGGTGCCCGGGAGGAGACCGCCGTCACCGCTCCTGGCCCCGCTGCGGCAGACCGGTCAGCTGTTCGCCCTGGCCCTGGCCGTCGCCCGGGCCGTCTTCCGCCGGCCGTTCCAGGTACGGGAGTTCGTCGAGCAGTTCTGGTTCGTCGCCAGCGTCACCATCCTGCCCGCCGCCCTGGTCTCGATCCCGTTCGGTGCGGTCATCGCCCTGCAGGTCGGCTCCCTCACCGAGCAGCTCGGCGCCCAGTCCTTCACCGGCGGCGCCAGCGTCCTCGCCGTCATCCAGCAGGCCAGCCCGCTCATCGTGGCGCTGCTGATCGCCGGTGCGGCCGGCTCCGCCATCTGCGCCGACCTCGGCTCGCGGAAGATCCGCGAGGAGCTCGACGCGATGGAGGTCATGGGAGTCTCGCCCATCCAGCGTCTGGTCGTCCCGCGCGCGCTGGCCACCATGTTCGTCGCGGTCCTGCTCAACGGACTGGTCTCCGTCGTCGGCACGATGGGCGGTTACTTCTTCAACGTGATCATGCAGGACGGGACCCCCGGCGCCTACCTCGCCAGCTTCTCCGCCCTCGCCCAGCTGCCCGACCTGTACGTCGGCGAACTCAAGGCACTCGTCTTCGGCTTCATCGCCGGCATCGTCGCCGCCTACCGGGGGCTGAACCCCCGCGGCGGCCCGAAGGGCGTCGGCGACGCGGTCAACCAGTCCGTCGTCATCACCTTCATGCTGCTGTTCGCCGTCAACATGGTCCTCACGGCGATCTACCTGCAGATCGTCCCCCCGAAGGGGGGCTGA